The nucleotide window AAGAAACCATCTGTCTGTCTGGCCTCTGCTCACCAGTCCCATAGTCCCGTGTGGCCCACCAAGCAGCTTCAATTAACAGTCTATCCCACCCAGGGGGTCACAGTTTCCTAAGATCCCCAAACTGCCTTTCTTCAGGGAATTTATACCTTATTACTCAGCCAGACACCCTCCCTGTCCCACTTCTTCcaaccctctccctgcctccttacCTCTTTACTCTTTCTTATTGGTCCTTTGGGTCTAAGAGGGTCCTTCCCCATCTTCTTCATATGATTACTGTTCGTGAAATGCACAATCTAAGGCCAGGAGTGCTTTATATCCTGgcttccccatttctttcttttttttttttaagattttatttatttatttgacagaccgagatcacaagtaggcagagaggcaggcagagagacgggggaagcaggctccccgctgagcagagagccccatgcaggactcgatcccaagaccctgagatcatgacctgagccgaaggcagaggctttaacccactgagccacccaggcgccctgtggcttccccattctaacaCTGACTTTTACAGAGTAGACACTCAGTTAGTACCTGGAAAATAAATGAGCCAGCAAGCATGAATTCTActgtttaaacattttatttctcctccatTCTTTAATAAGCCAAACAAATCCATGTATGTATCTTCTATCCTTACAGAGCAACAAACTAAAACGTATAGGGGAAACCGAGAATGGAACCTCTTTTGCGTCTTTCCCCTCCATTTTCTGATCCTGGTAATTTTACCGctcaatttttttcacatttccaaGGGAAAGCCTGTTACAATGCCATGTCTTATTGTTCTGTTTTGGTAAATATGAAAGGTTTCCCAATTTGGTTTACTAACTAACAAAACTCCTAATctaaagctattaaaaagaaataaccaacTAAAATTATGACTaaacttaaatatgaaaattatgtaAACTTTCTgttaaagaaacatttgaaatataacaaaaagaaaaagaaagcaaaaggaagggagaaagaaaaaagagaaagaaaaaagaaaagagaagaaaacaactcTAAGTTTATGAGATATAATAGGAACACAAAGACAATATTCACTGTGTTTCTTCTAGATCCATCCTGGCTGTCGGTTACTTAAAATGTAGACTGCTTTTTCGTTCCACAGAGAAAAGAATCTGCTTCAAACTTCAACATTGgatataaaacctaaaaaaaaaaaaaaaaaaagggggtgaaATTCCACGTTACTGATATCCAAGAGGAACACAAAGATGACACCCACTTCTCCAGCCCCCCCGACCCTTCGCCATTCAAGTGCTGACGCACCTGGTCAACCAGCCAAAGACATCACTTAGGGTGGGAGAAGCTGCTGGCCAAGGCCCTGGCACGTGCGCTGGCCATGGCAGCGGTGCGAGCCCTGGCGGcggctcgggctcgggctcgCTCTTCCTCATCTCTCAAAGCCTCTTCATACCACGACGGGAAGGCACTGGGGACGGTATCATGGATCTTGGCCAGAAACTCCAGGACTCTCATCTTGCTGGTCTCAGCGTAAGCTCGCTGGCCCCACAGGAACTCGAAGCGTGGAGGATCACTGTCGGCCACCTGGCGGTACTGAAGGTACTGCAGCTGCACCAAATCTTGGGTGATGACCTTCTTGGGCTCCCCGTAGATGAAGTGCTTCCTTTCCGCGTAGACACCCATCATATTGAGGACTTCCCAGACCTCCTCCTCAGGGGCGCAGTTGCCTTTCATGAAAATCACACCCAGCACGATCATCAGGAGGCCGGTCTTGGGCATGTTCTCGTCCTCGTGCATCGAGCCATCGGTGAGGTCTAGCTTGTTGACCAGGGTGTAGAAGTGGCGGATGGGATCCACTTCCTTCAGATCAAGCCCGAAGGCCAGCTCCATGTGCTCGGAGGCTCTCTTGAGGATCTCATTGAACTGATGCCTGTACTTTTTGATGGCAAACTTCAGCATGTCTGCCTTTGAAATTGGCTCTCTCTTTTGATACTTCTGCAGCAGGAACTGCACCAGCAAAACTACCTTCTTGTTTAGTGGGTCTCTGTGTGAGACCTCGGAGCCCTTCGACGATCTGGGGCTTCCCTCATCTTGGCTTCTGGCACCTTCATCTGAATCAGTGCCTGAAAGAGCTGCATCGGCACCAGTGGAAGATGCGGCTCCCTGAGGACGCCTAGGAGTTGCAGCAGCAGATCTACccccagagagagcacaggcagagggggactctcctgctgctgctgcggtAGCCTGAGCCTCCTTCAGAGCCTGGGTCTCACAGCGGGCCTGGCGGCGTTTCTCACGGGCA belongs to Lutra lutra chromosome X, mLutLut1.2, whole genome shotgun sequence and includes:
- the LOC125092283 gene encoding melanoma-associated antigen B18-like; the encoded protein is MPRGQKSKLRAREKRRQARCETQALKEAQATAAAAGESPSACALSGGRSAAATPRRPQGAASSTGADAALSGTDSDEGARSQDEGSPRSSKGSEVSHRDPLNKKVVLLVQFLLQKYQKREPISKADMLKFAIKKYRHQFNEILKRASEHMELAFGLDLKEVDPIRHFYTLVNKLDLTDGSMHEDENMPKTGLLMIVLGVIFMKGNCAPEEEVWEVLNMMGVYAERKHFIYGEPKKVITQDLVQLQYLQYRQVADSDPPRFEFLWGQRAYAETSKMRVLEFLAKIHDTVPSAFPSWYEEALRDEEERARARAAARARTAAMASARARALASSFSHPK